The following are encoded in a window of Castanea sativa cultivar Marrone di Chiusa Pesio chromosome 9, ASM4071231v1 genomic DNA:
- the LOC142608595 gene encoding ethylene-responsive transcription factor ERF024 codes for MQHYPQSAANTSSSSSSSSSNASVTAGAAPPASGRHPVYRGVRRRSSGKWVSEIREPRKPNRIWLGTFPTPEMAAVAYDVAALALKGQNAELNFPNSASSLPVPASTSPRDIQAAAASAASAIGAAASAIGAGIDVSTGNEGHVAQHTGEMQQPMFGEFVDEDLIFDMPNVLVNMAEGMMLSPPRYDIAGDAENTEDHSDQNLWKFP; via the coding sequence atgcaGCATTATCCACAATCAGCCGCAAACACAAGTTCTAGCAGTAGCAGCAGTAGCAGCAATGCCTCTGTGACTGCTGGGGCAGCACCTCCGGCTAGTGGCCGCCACCCGGTTTATCGTGGAGTAAGGCGCCGGAGTAGTGGCAAATGGGTGTCGGAAATTCGTGAGCCGAGGAAGCCTAATAGGATTTGGCTAGGCACATTTCCTACTCCTGAGATGGCTGCAGTGGCTTATGATGTTGCAGCTCTTGCTCTTAAGGGCCAAAATGCTGAACTTAACTTTCCCAACTCTGCCTCGTCTTTGCCCGTGCCTGCTTCCACATCCCCACGTGATATCCAAGCGGCTGCAGCCTCCGCCGCCTCTGCTATTGGGGCGGCCGCCTCTGCTATTGGGGCTGGAATAGATGTCTCAACTGGGAATGAAGGTCATGTGGCTCAACACACAGGTGAGATGCAACAACCAATGTTTGGTGAATTTGTTGATGAGGATTTGATCTTTGACATGCCAAATGTTCTTGTCAATATGGCTGAAGGGATGATGCTTAGCCCTCCTCGCTATGACATTGCTGGGGATGCAGAAAACACTGAGGATCACTCTGATCAGAACCTTTGGAAATTTCCTTAG